Part of the Myxococcales bacterium genome is shown below.
AATCATTTTTAATACTTACGAGTGGCCTCCCATTGGCGATCATAGTTAAATCGGAAGTCACGGATAAATAAGCGAAAATTATTCGTTCCGGCAAATCCAGCGGATGGTTTGAAGGAAAGGTGAAATCGCGGCTGCTAAGCCGCTCTTACACCAGTCAGGTCGCTGGCGCGCAATTGTTATATTTACGCAAATCCACCGGCCCCAAGCTAAGCCGCTCCTACACCAGTCAGGTCGCTTGCACTCCCGGTGTGGGTTCCGGCTTTCGCACGAAAAGACAGCGTAAGTTTTTATCGCGGCTGCTAAGCCACTCCTACAGTGGACATGCGGTCGGCGATACCGGCGAGGATTCCGGATGCCGAAACAAGTTCGGCATGACGGTGTGGTCGGCAGTGTGACGGGTCGGTGGGCGGCTACGTGACGGATTGGTGGGCGGCGGCGCTCCTGGTTAGAATGGGAAAACCGGTAGCCAGCGGGACTTTTTCCGCGCTAGAATTCCGGCCGAATGAGCGCCGACATCAAAACCGCCATCCTGGTCCTTTGTCTGCTGGTCGCCCTGGCGGCGATCGACGCCCAACGACCACCCTCCCACCAGTGGGGAACGGCGTTGGTGCTGGCCGTGATCGACGCCTGGCAGGCGGTCACCGACCGCCACGAGGACATCGGCCGCTGCCTTTACACCCCGACCTGTTCCGTGTATGGGGAATTGGCGATCCGCCGTTACGGGGCGTATCGCGGGGGTTGGCTGGCGCTGGCCCGCATCGATCGCTGCAACCCCAAATCCACCCGGGAGGGCGAAGACTGGCTTCCATGACACGGCGGCATACCGGCAAACGGCGGCTTCTGGCGCTGGCGGCGCTGGCGCTGGCGGCATGGCTCGGCGCCTGCGACGACCTGAAAACCGCCGACGACCCGGTGGCGATCACCGCGCCCGACTCGCCCGAGGCCCAGGCCCGCCTCAAGCCGCTGCCCAGCCACCTGGAACTGCGCGTCGAGCGCGAACAGGTCGACGTCTGCCACCGGCCCTTCGGCCTGGCCCTTTCCACCGACGGCGAAACGCTGTTCGTCGCCTGCGCCGGCAGCGGCCAGGTGATGGCGATCGACACCGAATTTTTCGACACGCGCTGGACCAGCCGCAAGCTGTACGAACGCACCTACAAGCTGGTGGTCGATCCGCGCCGCAGCCGCGTTTACGCCATCGGCATGAACGGCCGGCTGGTGCACGCGCTTGACAGCCGCACCGGCGCCGTCGTCGCCACGCTCAACGTCGGCGGCAACACGGCCGATCTGGCCCTGGTGCCCCAACTCGACCGCCTGATCGTCACCACCACCCAGCCGCCGCACGCGGCGCTGATCGACTTGGCCGACTTCCGCGTCGCCGGCACGGTCCGGTTCCCCACGCCGCCCGGTTCGCTGGCGATCCGGCCCGACGGCCAGCTCGCCGTGGCCAGCAGCGGCCTGTGGGAAGTCACGGTCGACAACACCGCGCCGGTCCAGGAGCCGTTGTATCTGTTCGATCCGCGCAAGTCGGGCCGCACGGTCGACAGCCTGGGGCTCGGCGGCACCCAGTCGCGCGAGGCGCTGTTCGTGCAAAACGGCAGCATCCTGCTCGTGCCCGAACGGACCTCCGACACCGTCGCGGTGTACGACGTGGACAACCGCAGCCACCTGCGCACGATCCAGACCGGGGCGGCGCCGGAAAAAATCGTGCCGTCGCCCGACGGTCAATGGGCGTTCACCCAGGACAGCCTGGGCGCCTCGATCACCCGGATCGATGTCCTGCACGGCACGGCCAACGGCTACGTGGTACTGCCCGCGAACCCGCAGGATCTGGTGGTGTCGCCGGACGGCACCGAACTGTACGCCGCGCTGTCCGGCGGTCCCGACAAACGGGGGCAACTGGCCGTCATCGACACCCAGTCGGTTTCGGTGGTCGACCTGATCGCCCTGGGCAAGGATCCCTGCCGCATCGCCTTCTCGCACGGCGGCCGCAAGGTCTACGTCACCAACTTCATCTCCGACACCCTCAGCGTGCTGGAATAGCGCGAAGCTTGCCCGCCGCGGCGATCCTGGTTAGACTGCCGGCCCTGGAGGCCAGGTGAGCGAAGGGGAAAAACAGATTGCCGTCAACCGGCAGGCGCGGTTCGAGTACGAGTTGCTCGAACGGACCGAGGCCGGCCTGGCGCTGGTCGGCACCGAAGTGAAATCGCTGCGCGAGGGGCGGTGCAACCTGACCGACGGCTTTGTGGAAATCCGCGACGGCCAGGCGTGGCTGCGCGACGTGCAGATCATGCCCTACTCGCACGGCAATCGCATGAACCACGAACCGAAGCGCCGCCGCAAGCTGCTGTTGCACAAGAACGAAATCCGCAAGCTGCAAGCCAAGATCGCCGAGCGCGGCCTGACCTGCGTCCCCATCAGGATGTATTTCCGCGACGGCCTGGCCAAGGTCGAAATCGCCCTCGCCCGCGGCAAGAAGGCCCCCGACAAGCGCGAGGACATCAAGCGCCGCGAGGCCGATCGCGAGGCGCACCGGGCGATGAAGAACCGCTAGCCTGCCCCTTTTTCCCGGTGCGCCCCCGGTCTACGGCTCTCCTTACCCGATCAACAAGCCTTCCAGGCGAATCCGCGTCCCTTCGGGCGTGTTTTGAATGAAGTTGATCAGGCCGCTGTGCCGCCATTGCAGCATGCACATCCGCGGCTGGAAAAAGTAACGCTGGCCGATGCGCAGTTCGGCGTTGGTGCGCGTGACGATGCCCTCGTAGGCCTCGGCGGAGTAATAGCCGATGTCCTTGAAGCCCTCCAGCCGCGGGCGCAGCGGGCCGGTGACGCACCAGACGATGACGCCGGTACGCTGGTCCACGTCGATGACCACGCC
Proteins encoded:
- a CDS encoding membrane protein insertion efficiency factor YidD, yielding MSADIKTAILVLCLLVALAAIDAQRPPSHQWGTALVLAVIDAWQAVTDRHEDIGRCLYTPTCSVYGELAIRRYGAYRGGWLALARIDRCNPKSTREGEDWLP
- the smpB gene encoding SsrA-binding protein SmpB, with the translated sequence MSEGEKQIAVNRQARFEYELLERTEAGLALVGTEVKSLREGRCNLTDGFVEIRDGQAWLRDVQIMPYSHGNRMNHEPKRRRKLLLHKNEIRKLQAKIAERGLTCVPIRMYFRDGLAKVEIALARGKKAPDKREDIKRREADREAHRAMKNR